In a genomic window of Helianthus annuus cultivar XRQ/B chromosome 10, HanXRQr2.0-SUNRISE, whole genome shotgun sequence:
- the LOC110883664 gene encoding zinc finger protein VAR3, chloroplastic — MSSGDWMCGACQHSNFKKRDVCQRCQCPKFATPAEIQTHANKTRVLAGDWYCCCEAHNFANRTECYRCGVHVMMAFNSSSSYPSYDASLLPGGKVGDWMCTRCGGHNFASKVQCFRCKSPRE; from the exons ATGAGTAGCGGAGATTGGATGTGTGGTGCATGCCAACACTCAAACTTCAAGAAACGCGACGTCTGTCAAAGATGTCAATGTCCTAAATTCGCTACACCAGCCGAAATTCAAACTCATGCAAACAAGACGAGGGTGCTAGCAGGCGACTGGTATTGCTGTTGTGAGGCACACAACTTTGCAAACCGAACCGAGTGTTACAGATGTGGTGTACACGTGATGATGGCATTCAACTCGTCAAGTAGCTATCCTTCTTATGATGCTAGCCTTCTTCCTGGAGGGAAAGTAGGTGACTGGATGTGTACTAG GTGTGGGGGACATAACTTTGCAAGTAAGGTACAATGCTTTAGATGCAAATCACCAAGGGAATAG
- the LOC110883665 gene encoding uncharacterized RNA-binding protein C17H9.04c — MSSGDWMCAACQHLNFKKRDSCQRCHCPKFATPDEVSSYVNRTEVLAGDWYCATFNCGSHNYASRTACYRCGAARDYTAMMAASTATCYGYDASAVPGWKTGDWICNRLGCGVHNYASRMECYKCKTSRSN; from the exons ATGAGCAGTGGAGATTGGATGTGTGCTGCATGTCAACATTTGAACTTCAAGAAACGCGACTCGTGTCAAAGATGTCATTGTCCCAAATTCGCCACCCCTGATGAGGTTTCATCTTATGTGAATAGAACTGAAGTCTTAGCAGGCGATTGGTACTGTGCTACATTCAACTGTGGGTCACATAATTACGCTAGCAGGACCGCATGTTATAGATGTGGTGCGGCTAGAGATTATACTGCTATGATGGCTGCTTCAACCGCAACATGTTACGGCTATGATGCTAGCGCTGTTCCGGGCTGGAAAACCGGAGATTGGATTTGCAATAG ATTAGGTTGTGGGGTGCACAATTATGCTAGCAGGATGGAATGCTATAAATGCAAAACATCAAGGAGTAATTAA